The Kaistella daneshvariae genomic sequence TGCTCGAACGCTGGTGGGCGCCACAACCGTGGAAAGCAGAAACTTTAGAAATGAATTTTGCAGCAGGCGGAGTTTGGAAGTATAAAATGACAAATCCCGAAAACCAAACACAATTCGCTGGATTAAAATTTCACGAAATCAACAGCGGAAGAAGTTTTGATTTTACAGATTTTATGGCAGATGAGCACGAAAAAATTAATCCGCTGATTCCCACTTCCAACTGGCTTGTAGGTTTTACCGGCGTGGAAGAAGGCATGAAGCTGACCATCAATATTCATTTCGGTTCTGAAGAGGAAATGAACACTTTGATGAAACTCGGTTTTGAAGGGCGCGTGCTGAAAAGTCTGCAGCAGCTGGAAAACATCTTGGAAAATACAAAAAGTTAGTTAAAGCGTTTTTAAAAAATTTCCCCAAAAAAGGCCGAAAATTTCTTTTCGGCCTTTTTTAATTTAAAAGTTCTTCGTCGATGAAGTATTGGATAATCGCCTTTTTCATCAAAATCTGTTGCTCATTCGGTTTCAGTTCCGGAAGCTTATCCACCTCATCGAAATGTGGATAGCCATCATCATCATAGTGCGAAAATTTGTAATACCCAAATGGTTCCAGCAACCTGCAAACCGCGATGTGCAGGATGTTCAGCTTATCATCTTTGGTGTATTTCTGCTGGCCGCTGCCCAGTTCCTGCACACCGATTAAAAACAATATAGTGTCAATTTGAGGGTGTTTTTCGGTATCGAAGGTTTTTACAAAAAATTCTTCAACCTCTGCCCACAATTGGCTTTCTGATTTATTTTCCATCAATTTTATTCTCTAATTTCATTAAAAAAGCATATTCCAGCGCGTCTTCCTTTAAAGATTCAAATCTACCACTGGCGCCACCGTGGCCGGAGCTTAAATCGGTTTTAAAGATAAGCAGATTGTGGTCAGTTTTCAAATCCCGAAGTTTTGCTGCCCATTTTGCCGGTTCCCAATATTGCACCTGCGAATCATGAAAACCAGTGGTGATCAGTAAATTGGGATAATTCTTCGCCTCGATATTATCGTACGGCGAATACGATTTCATATAATCGTAGTATTTTTTCTTTTTCGGGTTGCCCCATTCATCAAATTCACCCGTTGTTAGCGGAATGGTTTCGTCCAGCATTGTGGTTACCACATCAACGAAAGGAACCTGCGCCACAATTCCATTGAAAAGTTCAGGTTCGAAATTCATTACCGCACCCATCAAAAGTCCGCCTGCGCTGCCACCCATCGCGTATAAATGTGACGATGATGTGTAATTTTCTTTGATTAAATGCTTCGCCGCATCGATAAAATCGAAAAAAGTGTTCTTTTTGCTCAGCATTTTTCCGTCTTCGTACCACTCTCGGCCCAAATATTCACCACCACGAATGTGCGCAATGGCAAAAATAAATCCACGGTCTAACAGCGACAACCGAACATTTGAAAAACCGGCATCCACCGTGTGGCCGTAACTTCCGTAACCGTACAACAGCAACGGAGTTTCCGCGGATTTCGCGGTATTTTTATGATAAACCAACGAAATCGGCACTTTTTTTCCGTCGCGCGCCGGCGCCCAAATTCTCTCAGAAGTATAATTTGATGGGGAAAAGTTGCCGCCCAAAACTTCCTGCTGTTTCAGAAGTGTGGTGGTTCTTTCCTTCATGTCATACTCAAAAGTGGAGCTCGGCTGTGTCAATGAAGTATAACCATAACGAAGTTTGTCGGTATCAAATTCCAGGTTTAAGCCGATATAAGCAGTATAAGTAGGATCTGAAAAGGGCAAAAAATGGGCAGAATTGTCGGCAGAATTTATAATTTTCAACTGCAGCAAACCTTCTGCTCTTTCTTCGAGCACCAGATATTTATTAAAGATCTCAAAACCTTCCAGCAAAACCTCCTCGCGGTGCGGAATGACATCAACCCAAAACTCAATTCCCGGTTCTGCAACTTTGGTTTTTACCAGTTTGAAATTCGTGGCACCATCCGCGTTGGTGATGATATAAAATTCGTCCTGATAATGCTCCACCGCGTATTCCAAGTCATCCATTCTGGGCTGAACGATTTTCCATTCTGCCAAAACATCGTTTGCTGGTATAAAACGGTGCTCATCTGAAATGGTGCTGGAACTGGCTATGAAAATATATTCCAACGACTTGGTTTTGTACACATTAACATCGAAAGTTTCATCTTTTTCGTGAAAAACCAGAACGTCTTGTGAAGAATCGGTTCCCAGCTGATGCAGATAGACCTGAAAAGCGCGCAGGCTTTCATCCTTGCGGATGTAAAAAACGTGCTGGTTATCGTTTGCCCAAACGGCTTTTCCGGTGGTGTTTGGAATCTGGTCCTGTAAGATTTCACCCGTTTCTAAATTTTTAAAATTCAGCTCGTAAATTCTGCGGCCCATATTGTCTGAAGAATAGACGGCCAACTTATTATCAGGCGAAACCGCCATGCTGCCAACCTCAAAAAATTTGTGCTTTTCGGCCAGAATATTTACATCCAGGATCAGCTCTTCCGGATTTTCCAAAGTCGAATGCTTTCTGGTGAAGAGCGGATGCTCTTTGCCTTCTTCGTAGCGTACAATGTACCAGTATTCGTTGAAAAAATACGGCAAAGATTCATCGTTTTCTTTGTAGCGCGCTTTCATTTCATCGAAAAGCTGCTGCTGAAAATCTTCGGTATCTTTCATCACCGCTTCTGCGTAGGAATTCTCTGCTTCCAGGTACGCCAAAACTTCCGGGTTTTCCCTTTCATTCAACCAGAAATACGGGTCATTTCTTCGGTCGCCGTGCGTTTCCAGAATATGGTCAATTTTCCTTGCCTTGGGCGCTGAAAATTTTGGCTGCTTTTCGGGCATATTTTTAGGATTTATATCGCTCATGTGTAAAGTCTTAAAAGATAAAAACCGGCTTTACTTGGAAAGGCGGTTTTCAGTTTATTTTAAAAAATTCAGGAAAATTATTTTTCCAGATTTCTAATGTATTTTTCAATCGCCATGGTCATCGACGGTGTTTCTTTGCTTGGCGCCATCACGTCAACGCGCAGACCGGCGTCAATTGCTGCCTGCTCTGTAGTTGCTCCGAAAACGGCAATTTTGGTCTCGTTTTGCTTGAAATCCGGGAAATTTTCACCGAGGGATTTAATTCCCTGACGGGTGAAAAATACCAGCATATCATAATCATCGATTTTAATATCGCTTAAATCACTGCTTACCGTTTTGTACATGGTCGCTTTTACCCAATCCACACCAGAAGCATCCATTACCTTTTGAATATCAGAACCCAAAACATCAGATGCCGGCAAAATATATTTTTCGCTTGGGAACTTTTTGAAAAGCGGTGCTAAATCGGTAAAGTTTTTCTCGCCGAAAGAAATTTTTCTTTTGCGGTACACGATATGTTTTTGCAGGTAATTTGCAATCGCTTCCGACTGGCAAATGTACCGCATGGAATCCGGCACGGTGAAACGCATTTCTTCCGCTAATCGGAAAAAGTGGTCAATGGCATTTTTGCTGGTAAAAATTACGCCGGTGTATTGGGATAAGTCAATTTTTTGAGCTCGTAACTCTTTCGCATCTACGCCTTCAACATGAATGAACTGTCTAAAATCAATCTTGATTTTTTCCTTTTTTGCCATTTCAAGGTAAGGCGACGACTCGTTTGGAGCAGGTTGTGAAACAAGGATAGATTTAATTTTCATCATTAAATTTTATTAAAAATATAATATTCTCCACAACGCAATGACAGGCGCTATTTGGAGCGTGCAAATATACAAAAATTTATAATACCATTTTATAGGCAGAATATATTGAGGCGAAAACAGGTAAAGCAGTATTTTTAATAAAAAAACGCCTGAAAAACCCCAGAAATAATAATTGTAAAGCAGCGATAAATCGGTATGGAAGTAAAATTGGTAAACACAAGCCACCATCAAAACCAGGGAAAGTACAAAATAAAATTTTGAAGCGGTAAACTGAAAATAAGGCCATCTTTCCATGCTTGCGGTCCCTGCAAAATACAGATAAGTGAGACCGCTTTTCACCGAATAAAAAAGAAATAAAACCCCCAGTGTAAAACCAAATTTATTCAGTTCGTAACCGAAAAAATTCATTTCACGGATTTTCGCCGGCACAATCGGGATGCCTTGCGAAATTAAGGTTGCTAAAGACAGCACAAACACCGCACTGATAATGAACCAGCTGAGGAAATTATTGGAAGAATCGGCAAATTTTTGCAAAATGAAAACGCGCACCGAAGAATCCCGGTGTAGGTAAAGCAACATAAAAATATAAAGCAAAATGCAACCTGTAATAATAAAGGTTACCCAATCATTCTGCTGTACAACTCTAACCAAGAAAAACCTTTTTGCAAAAATAAGAATAATTAGATGTAATCTGTTAATAATTAAACACCGCAGCTGTCCAAAAGGCTAAATTAGAACTTGAAAAAATAACGGCGGAATAGTTTATCTTTGCACATTAATTTTCCGGATGAAAAAACTCGTCATCATACCTACGTATAATGAGATTGAGAATATTGAAAAGATAATTGCTGCTGTTTTCGCACTGCAGCAGGATTTTCATATTCTGGTGGTCGATGATTCCTCTCCGGACGGCACAGGTGAAGCGGTAAAAAAAATGCAGCTTTTGCACCCGCAAAATCTTTTTCTAAGCATTCGGAAGGTAAAAGACGGTCTGGGACAAGCTTATATTCACGGTTTTAAGTGGGCGCTGGAAAATAATTACGATTATATTTTTGAAATGGATGCCGATTTTTCACATAATCCGCAGGATTTGAATAAGCTGTTTTTAGCCTGTCAAACCGCGGATATGAGTATTGGTTCACGCTATTCCAAAGGTGTAAATGTGGTCAACTGGCCGATGGGCCGCGTGCTTCTTTCGTATTTTGCCTCGAAATATGTACGGACCATTCTTGGAGTTCCTATCCACGACACGACGGCAGGTTTTGTCTGCTTTTCGAGAAAAGTTTTAGAAAACATCGGTTTGGAAAACATTAAGCTAAAAGGTTATGGTTTCCAGATCGAAATGAAGTTCCGCGCTTACCAAAAAGGGTTTAAAATCGTGGAAGTTCCCATTATTTTCACCAACCGCGAACTCGGCACAAGCAAAATGAACGGTGGAATTATTCACGAAGCGGTTTTTGGCGTTTTAAATTTAAAATGGAAAGCACTCATCGGGAAATTATGAAAAAATTTTGGCTGCTATTTCTGGCTTTTTTTGCTTTTTCCTGCGGAAAATTAATTGATCCACCGAAAAATTTGGTGGAGAAAGAAACCATGTCGCAGCTAATTGCAGACTTTGCAATGAATGAGCAACTGACGAGCGTCATTCAAAACCTGAACCTCGACAATGCCACACGCTACACCTTAAAACAGAAAAAAACAACGGGTAAAGCTTTTACCGAAAGTTATAAATATTACACCGCAACCGGCGAAATTGAAGGTATTTTAAACGATGCGCAGAAAATCGTCTTGGATAAAGATCCCGCCGCCAAAGAATACATTCAGAAGAAATTAAAAGAAAACCGTAACGTACCCGTATTTGCAAGATAGAATGATGTCGCATTTTTTTACAATAAACAATACCACTTCCGGAAAAGCCCGTGCCGGAACCTTATCTACTGATCACGGCGAAATTCAAACCCCGATTTTTATGCCCGTTGGCACCGTAGCTTCGGTGAAAACCGTTCATCAAAGAGAATTAAAAGAGGATATTAAAGCGCAGATAATTTTAGGAAACACCTATCACCTGAATTTGCGCCCGAAAATGGATGTGATGCAGGCAGCCGGCGGACTGCATAAATTCATGAACTGGGATTTGCCGATTCTTACCGATTCCGGTGGTTATCAGGTTTTTTCCTTGTCAAAATCAAGAAAATTGAATGAAGAAGGCGTAAAATTTAAATCCCATATCGATGGCAGCACGCATTTTATTTCCCCTGAAAAATCAATGGAAATTCAGAGACAGATCGGTGCGGATATTTTTATGGCTTTTGATGAATGTACGCCCTATCCGTGCGACTATAATCTGGCAAAAACTTCAATGGAAATGACGCATCGCTGGCTGAAAAGATGCATCAGCTGGACCGAAGAAAATCCAGAAATTTACGGCCATAAGCAGCGTTTATTTCCGATTGTTCAGGGTTCTACGTATTCGGATTTGAGAAAAGCTTCGGCGGAATTTATTTCTGAACAAAATGCTGAAGGAAACGCAATTGGCGGACTTTCAGTTGGTGAACCTGAAGACGAAATGTACCGCATTACCAACGAAGTAACCGACGTTTTACCCAAAGAAAAACCCAGATATTTGATGGGCGTTGGTACGCCGTGGAATATTTTGGAAAGCATCGGACTTGGAATTGATATGATGGATTGTGTAATGCCTACTAGAAATGCGCGAAATGCCATGCTTTTCACTTGGGGTGGCATTATGAATATGAAAAACGAAAAATGGAAAGACGATTTTTCGCCTTTGGATGAACTTGGGACAAGTTATGTAGATTCAGAATATTCAAAAGCCTATGTACGCCACCTTTTTGCTTCGAAAGAATATTTAGGAAAGCAAATTGCTTCGGTACATAATTTAGCGTTTTATCTGGATTTGGTGCGCGTTGCGCGCGAGCATATTATCGCCGGCGATTTCTACCAGTGGAAAGATTCAATTATTCCGCAGTTAAAAAACCGCCTGTAAAAATTACCGCCTGAAAGCATGAAAATTATCGATTTGTATATCATCAAAAAATACCTCGGCACCTTCGGGTTTATGCTAGGACTTTTGAGTATCATCGTTTTGGTAATTGACGTGCAGGCAAAAGCACCAAGAATAGAATCCAACGGATTTACCGTAACGGAGTTTCTGATTAATTTTTACCCGTTCTGGATTGTGAATTTGGTCATCACCTTCATGTCCATTTTGGTGTTTATTTCGGTTATTTTTTTCACCTCGAAAATGGCGAATAATACCGAAATCGTGGCGATCATCAGTTCCGGCGCGAGTTTCCACCGTTTTGCACGACCTTATTTAATTACGTCAGGAGCTATTGCAGCTGCAGCCTTGCTCATCAATCATTTCGTACTGCCGCTCGCAAACACCAAAAAAAACGAGCTTGAACCTTATACGTACAGCGCAAAAAGCCGCGACCAGTTCACCGGCAACGCAGAAGTTTCCACGCAATTGTCGAAAACCGAATATATTTTCATCAAAAGCTACAACAAAAAAGACAAGCGCGGCTCCGGATTTTTGTACCAGAAATTCGATAAAAAACGGAATTTAATTTACCAGCTGAATGCTGCAGACTTTTATTGGGAACCTGAAAAAAAGCGCTTTACAATGACCAATTTTTTAGAAAAAACCTTTCTAAAGAATGAAAAAGAAAAGCTGAATAGCGGAAATTCCATTATCAAAGATTTTGGGCTTCCGCCGGAAGAACTTTTTCCCGATGTTTTGCTGGGACAAAATAAAACCACGCCGGAACTCATCACTTTCGTGAAGCGCGAAAAAGAAAAAGGAAATGCGAATTTGAATACCTATTTAAATGAACTTCATCAACGGACTTCGATGCCTTTTTCGGTCATTATTCTTACATTTTTAGCACTCTCCCTTTCGTCACAAAAAAAACGCGGCGGTTTGGGAATCAATTTAGCAATTGGTATTGCGCTGGCTTTTGTTTTTGTATTTTCTTTCGAGGTTTTAAAAGTAGTTTCACAAAATAAAGGACTTACGCCGCTGGTCGCCATGTGGATTCCGAACATGGTTTTCGGACCAATCGCTTTATTCCTTTATTTCCGTCGCGCGAATCAGTAAAGAAGTTCGATTTCTTTGTGAAAAAATTTCTTTAATCCGTCTTTTTCCAAATCCACCACCAGAAAACCATCTTCATCCACTTCTTTGATAATGCCATTTTGTCTTATTTGGTCGATTTCAAAAACCGACACCAAATCTTTCCGGAATAAATTTTTATTGAGCTGTTTTAATGTTTTTTTTGAATTTACATTTTCGGTAATTTTTTCAACCAGATAGTGGTGAAGTTGTTCGGTTAATGCTTCCAAGTCATTCGAAACTCCCGTTTGAGTAAGCAAAGAACCTGCCTTTGCCAGATTTCCGAAATTTTCCTGCAGCACATTTAAGCCGATACCAAGCACAAAAAAAGGCTCATTTTGCAGCAGTTTTTTTTCTACGAGCAAACCGGCAACTTTTTTATTTTTGATGATGATGTCGTTCGGCCATTTAATCTGAACTTTTTCCCTGGTCAAATTGGCGAGAAAATCGGCCACCAGAACAGCGGTACGGAAATTGAACAAATGGTCCGGAAGGTTTATTGACGAAGTTGGAACGGCGAGAGAATACGCAATATTCAAATTTTTGCCGGATTCCCAGGAATTTCCATATTGACCTTTTCCTTTAGTTTGATTGAAAGTGCAGACCGCCACCGACACCGGATTTTCCGCAGGTATAAATTCCCCGATTTTTTCTTGTGTTGAAGAACATTCCCGCAGGTAAAACAAGTCGGTCATTTATGAAAACTTTAAGAGTTGGAATGGTCAAATTTCAGACTAATTAAATAAAAAAACAATAAATTTGCAGATTATACAAAATTTTTAATGAATAAGATTCCAGAAAAACAACTTCTAATTGATAAAATCGTAGAAGCAATACAAGATACAAAAGGTGAAGATATCATGATTTTCGACCTTTCAAAAATAGAAAATTCCGTTGCCCAAACTTTTATCATTTGCACCGGTAACTCAAACACTCAGGTTTCTGCACTTGCCGGAAACATCGAAAAAAAGGTAAGAAACGATTTGCACGACAGACCTTGGCACGTAGAAGGAACAGAAAATAACCTTTGGGTTTTATTGGATTACGTTTCTGTTGTGGTACACGTTTTCCAGCGCGAAACCCGTGAATATTACGATATTGAGGAGCTTTGGGGCGACGCGGCAATAACTAAAATAGAAAATTAATTACAGCATCTGCCGGAAAATGCCGCGCAGAATTTTTGAAAAAGATATGAATAATAATAAAGGATTTAACTGGTTCTTCCCCATCGTAATTGTTGCGTTAATTCTCTTCTTCTTTTCTAATATGAATGGTGGCGACACCAATACCATTGATGAAGAAGGCTTTTACCAGCTGATGGAGCAAGGCAAAGTAGATAATGTGCTTATTTATAAAGACACCGAAAAAGCCGATGTCTTTTTAACCAAAGCCGCCAAAACAGAAGCGGCGACCAAGCAGGTTCAACAGGAAAGAAGCCCTTTTTCAGCTTTTGATTTTGCACCGAAGCCTGATTACACTTTAAGTTTTGGTGACCTTCAGCTCTTCCTGCAAAAATTTGACACCATCAAGGCCGAAAACCCGGCAATTACCACCAAAAAAGACTACGGCATCGGCAAAAACCCGATGACCGAACTGTTATTTACCGCAATCTTCTGGATTGCCATCATGGCGCTGTTTTATTTCGTCATCTTCCGTAAGATGATGGGCGGCGGCGGTGGCGGCGGTGGCGGCCAGATTTTCTCAATTGGAAAATCAAAAGCCAAACTGTTCGACGAAAAAGACAAGGTAAATGTTTCTTTTAAAGATGTTGCAGGACTTGAAGGTGCTAAAGAGGAAGTACAGGAAGTGGTAGACTTTCTTAAAAATTCTGATAAATACACCAAATTAGGCGGAAAAATTCCGAAAGGTGTTTTGCTTGTAGGTCCTCCGGGAACCGGTAAAACCTTATTGGCGAAAGCTGTTGCGGGCGAGGCTAAAGTTCCGTTCTTCTCACTTTCAGGTTCCGATTTCGTTGAAATGTTCGTTGGTGTTGGTGCGTCGCGTGTGCGTGACTTATTTGCGCAGGCAAAAGCGAAATCTCCGGCCATTATTTTCATCGATGAGATTGATGCCATCGGTAGAGCCAGAGGTAAAGGAAATATGACAGGCGGAAACGACGAAAGAGAAAACACACTCAACCAGCTGCTTACGGAAATGGATGGTTTCGGTACCGACACCAACGTTATCATTATGGCAGCAACCAACCGC encodes the following:
- the ftsH gene encoding ATP-dependent zinc metalloprotease FtsH, which encodes MNNNKGFNWFFPIVIVALILFFFSNMNGGDTNTIDEEGFYQLMEQGKVDNVLIYKDTEKADVFLTKAAKTEAATKQVQQERSPFSAFDFAPKPDYTLSFGDLQLFLQKFDTIKAENPAITTKKDYGIGKNPMTELLFTAIFWIAIMALFYFVIFRKMMGGGGGGGGGQIFSIGKSKAKLFDEKDKVNVSFKDVAGLEGAKEEVQEVVDFLKNSDKYTKLGGKIPKGVLLVGPPGTGKTLLAKAVAGEAKVPFFSLSGSDFVEMFVGVGASRVRDLFAQAKAKSPAIIFIDEIDAIGRARGKGNMTGGNDERENTLNQLLTEMDGFGTDTNVIIMAATNRADILDKALMRAGRFDRSIYVDLPELHERREIFDVHLAKIKLDDNIDRDFLAKQTPGFSGADIANLCNEAALIAARNSHESVMTQDFLDAVDRIIGGLEKKNKAIKPSEKRRVAYHEAGHATISWLVEHAAPLLKVTIVPRGRSLGAAWYLPEERQLTTTEQMYDELCATLGGRAAEQTIFGNISTGALSDLERVTKQAQAMVTIYGLNDKLGNISYYDSSGQSEYSFGKPYSDQTAKMIDEEISKIIETQYQRALQILSDNKDKLDALAAKLLEKEVIFREDLEEVFGQRAWDPELTEHPVSTVHKDVEPEEEVIIAPESGTQM
- a CDS encoding S9 family peptidase, which codes for MSDINPKNMPEKQPKFSAPKARKIDHILETHGDRRNDPYFWLNERENPEVLAYLEAENSYAEAVMKDTEDFQQQLFDEMKARYKENDESLPYFFNEYWYIVRYEEGKEHPLFTRKHSTLENPEELILDVNILAEKHKFFEVGSMAVSPDNKLAVYSSDNMGRRIYELNFKNLETGEILQDQIPNTTGKAVWANDNQHVFYIRKDESLRAFQVYLHQLGTDSSQDVLVFHEKDETFDVNVYKTKSLEYIFIASSSTISDEHRFIPANDVLAEWKIVQPRMDDLEYAVEHYQDEFYIITNADGATNFKLVKTKVAEPGIEFWVDVIPHREEVLLEGFEIFNKYLVLEERAEGLLQLKIINSADNSAHFLPFSDPTYTAYIGLNLEFDTDKLRYGYTSLTQPSSTFEYDMKERTTTLLKQQEVLGGNFSPSNYTSERIWAPARDGKKVPISLVYHKNTAKSAETPLLLYGYGSYGHTVDAGFSNVRLSLLDRGFIFAIAHIRGGEYLGREWYEDGKMLSKKNTFFDFIDAAKHLIKENYTSSSHLYAMGGSAGGLLMGAVMNFEPELFNGIVAQVPFVDVVTTMLDETIPLTTGEFDEWGNPKKKKYYDYMKSYSPYDNIEAKNYPNLLITTGFHDSQVQYWEPAKWAAKLRDLKTDHNLLIFKTDLSSGHGGASGRFESLKEDALEYAFLMKLENKIDGK
- a CDS encoding uroporphyrinogen-III synthase — translated: MKIKSILVSQPAPNESSPYLEMAKKEKIKIDFRQFIHVEGVDAKELRAQKIDLSQYTGVIFTSKNAIDHFFRLAEEMRFTVPDSMRYICQSEAIANYLQKHIVYRKRKISFGEKNFTDLAPLFKKFPSEKYILPASDVLGSDIQKVMDASGVDWVKATMYKTVSSDLSDIKIDDYDMLVFFTRQGIKSLGENFPDFKQNETKIAVFGATTEQAAIDAGLRVDVMAPSKETPSMTMAIEKYIRNLEK
- a CDS encoding DUF4271 domain-containing protein, whose protein sequence is MVRVVQQNDWVTFIITGCILLYIFMLLYLHRDSSVRVFILQKFADSSNNFLSWFIISAVFVLSLATLISQGIPIVPAKIREMNFFGYELNKFGFTLGVLFLFYSVKSGLTYLYFAGTASMERWPYFQFTASKFYFVLSLVLMVACVYQFYFHTDLSLLYNYYFWGFSGVFLLKILLYLFSPQYILPIKWYYKFLYICTLQIAPVIALWRILYF
- a CDS encoding DUF4296 domain-containing protein; this encodes MKKFWLLFLAFFAFSCGKLIDPPKNLVEKETMSQLIADFAMNEQLTSVIQNLNLDNATRYTLKQKKTTGKAFTESYKYYTATGEIEGILNDAQKIVLDKDPAAKEYIQKKLKENRNVPVFAR
- the rsfS gene encoding ribosome silencing factor, which gives rise to MNKIPEKQLLIDKIVEAIQDTKGEDIMIFDLSKIENSVAQTFIICTGNSNTQVSALAGNIEKKVRNDLHDRPWHVEGTENNLWVLLDYVSVVVHVFQRETREYYDIEELWGDAAITKIEN
- a CDS encoding LptF/LptG family permease, which produces MKIIDLYIIKKYLGTFGFMLGLLSIIVLVIDVQAKAPRIESNGFTVTEFLINFYPFWIVNLVITFMSILVFISVIFFTSKMANNTEIVAIISSGASFHRFARPYLITSGAIAAAALLINHFVLPLANTKKNELEPYTYSAKSRDQFTGNAEVSTQLSKTEYIFIKSYNKKDKRGSGFLYQKFDKKRNLIYQLNAADFYWEPEKKRFTMTNFLEKTFLKNEKEKLNSGNSIIKDFGLPPEELFPDVLLGQNKTTPELITFVKREKEKGNANLNTYLNELHQRTSMPFSVIILTFLALSLSSQKKRGGLGINLAIGIALAFVFVFSFEVLKVVSQNKGLTPLVAMWIPNMVFGPIALFLYFRRANQ
- the tgt gene encoding tRNA guanosine(34) transglycosylase Tgt produces the protein MMSHFFTINNTTSGKARAGTLSTDHGEIQTPIFMPVGTVASVKTVHQRELKEDIKAQIILGNTYHLNLRPKMDVMQAAGGLHKFMNWDLPILTDSGGYQVFSLSKSRKLNEEGVKFKSHIDGSTHFISPEKSMEIQRQIGADIFMAFDECTPYPCDYNLAKTSMEMTHRWLKRCISWTEENPEIYGHKQRLFPIVQGSTYSDLRKASAEFISEQNAEGNAIGGLSVGEPEDEMYRITNEVTDVLPKEKPRYLMGVGTPWNILESIGLGIDMMDCVMPTRNARNAMLFTWGGIMNMKNEKWKDDFSPLDELGTSYVDSEYSKAYVRHLFASKEYLGKQIASVHNLAFYLDLVRVAREHIIAGDFYQWKDSIIPQLKNRL
- a CDS encoding polyprenol monophosphomannose synthase; amino-acid sequence: MKKLVIIPTYNEIENIEKIIAAVFALQQDFHILVVDDSSPDGTGEAVKKMQLLHPQNLFLSIRKVKDGLGQAYIHGFKWALENNYDYIFEMDADFSHNPQDLNKLFLACQTADMSIGSRYSKGVNVVNWPMGRVLLSYFASKYVRTILGVPIHDTTAGFVCFSRKVLENIGLENIKLKGYGFQIEMKFRAYQKGFKIVEVPIIFTNRELGTSKMNGGIIHEAVFGVLNLKWKALIGKL
- a CDS encoding SRPBCC family protein, which translates into the protein MKAKVIFNTDEQAATVYIMKILNAKATEVWSYFTEASLLERWWAPQPWKAETLEMNFAAGGVWKYKMTNPENQTQFAGLKFHEINSGRSFDFTDFMADEHEKINPLIPTSNWLVGFTGVEEGMKLTINIHFGSEEEMNTLMKLGFEGRVLKSLQQLENILENTKS
- a CDS encoding biotin--[acetyl-CoA-carboxylase] ligase, with translation MTDLFYLRECSSTQEKIGEFIPAENPVSVAVCTFNQTKGKGQYGNSWESGKNLNIAYSLAVPTSSINLPDHLFNFRTAVLVADFLANLTREKVQIKWPNDIIIKNKKVAGLLVEKKLLQNEPFFVLGIGLNVLQENFGNLAKAGSLLTQTGVSNDLEALTEQLHHYLVEKITENVNSKKTLKQLNKNLFRKDLVSVFEIDQIRQNGIIKEVDEDGFLVVDLEKDGLKKFFHKEIELLY